The following are encoded in a window of bacterium genomic DNA:
- a CDS encoding 3-hydroxyacyl-CoA dehydrogenase NAD-binding domain-containing protein, with product MEISRLGVVGAGQMGSGIAQVALVSGLQVIMRDVSQEFLQRGKARIVGDLSRRVEKGKITSSQMEEFLARLKITTSLEDLKGCDFVIEAATENLQIKAQLFRELENIVLDHTVLATNTSSISITRIASFTRAPHRVIGMHFFNPVPVMKLVEVVRGLNTSEQAFQTTCELTEKLGKKPIEAKDMPGFISSRLIFNYMNEGIWALYEGLGTPEQIDTIMRMGANHPMGPLELADFVGLDTVLAVMRVLQEAFGDKYRPCPLLVQLVEAGRLGLKTGHGIYEHGGDR from the coding sequence ATGGAAATAAGTAGACTCGGGGTGGTAGGAGCGGGTCAGATGGGAAGCGGAATTGCCCAGGTGGCCCTGGTATCTGGATTGCAGGTGATCATGAGAGATGTGAGCCAGGAATTCCTCCAGAGGGGCAAGGCCCGTATTGTCGGAGATCTGTCTCGAAGAGTAGAAAAGGGCAAGATCACTTCCTCGCAAATGGAAGAATTCCTGGCAAGGCTCAAGATTACCACGAGCCTTGAGGACCTCAAGGGGTGTGATTTTGTCATAGAGGCAGCCACCGAAAACCTCCAGATCAAGGCGCAGCTCTTCAGGGAGCTGGAAAACATAGTGCTGGACCATACAGTACTGGCCACCAACACTTCCTCTATTTCCATAACCAGGATAGCCTCATTCACCAGAGCTCCCCATAGGGTCATAGGCATGCACTTCTTCAATCCCGTGCCGGTAATGAAATTGGTGGAAGTGGTCAGGGGTCTCAACACCTCAGAGCAGGCCTTTCAAACCACGTGCGAGTTGACCGAGAAACTGGGCAAGAAGCCCATCGAAGCCAAAGACATGCCAGGTTTCATCTCCAGCAGGCTCATTTTCAACTACATGAACGAGGGAATATGGGCTCTCTATGAGGGACTGGGCACCCCCGAGCAGATAGACACCATCATGCGCATGGGGGCCAACCATCCCATGGGTCCCTTGGAACTGGCTGATTTCGTGGGATTAGACACGGTGCTGGCTGTAATGAGGGTCTTGCAGGAGGCATTCGGAGACAAGTACAGGCCTTGCCCCCTTCTGGTGCAACTGGTGGAAGCTGGTAGATTGGGGCTCAAGACGGGCCATGGCATTTATGAGCACGGAGGGGACCGATGA
- a CDS encoding acyl-CoA dehydrogenase family protein — protein MIRLELSPEQLKIQAHARNFAREFIAPVAAMHDREGSFPLALLQKAHKEGFLTPLVPRQYGGSEIGCLGACLQAEELASGCMGIYVSIFVSSLALYPIVRFGTPAQKERFLKPFCEEFSLASYCLSEKEAGSDPSSMRTLAIAQGNHYLLNGTKMWITNGGYADLYVVFATKDPALKHKGILALIVPRALEGVHPGEPIDKMGQRASNTTPVNFKEVKVPVENLLGGEEEGFKKAMAALDVTRPIIASGAVGLARSAMELAVSYASKRVQFSSPIAQQGAIQTILADMAISVSAARLLVWKAAWMADNGMKNTREAAEAKALAADVAMRVSIDAVQIYGGMGYTKWHPVEKLMRDAKVLQIYEGTAQIMRRIIAREMLREISMGDLSSRREP, from the coding sequence ATGATCCGGCTGGAGCTCTCCCCTGAGCAGCTGAAGATCCAAGCTCATGCAAGAAATTTTGCCAGGGAGTTCATTGCTCCTGTGGCAGCCATGCACGACAGGGAAGGCAGCTTCCCTTTGGCTTTGCTCCAAAAGGCCCACAAGGAGGGGTTCTTGACCCCCCTTGTGCCCAGGCAGTATGGCGGGTCAGAGATAGGCTGCTTGGGAGCCTGTTTGCAGGCGGAAGAGCTGGCCAGCGGATGCATGGGCATTTACGTCTCCATATTCGTGAGCAGCCTGGCTCTATATCCCATAGTGCGTTTCGGTACTCCCGCACAAAAAGAAAGGTTTCTAAAGCCCTTTTGTGAGGAGTTCAGCCTGGCTTCTTACTGCCTCAGCGAGAAAGAGGCCGGCTCTGATCCTTCCTCCATGAGAACCCTGGCCATTGCCCAAGGGAACCATTACCTGCTCAACGGCACCAAGATGTGGATAACAAACGGCGGGTACGCGGATCTCTATGTGGTCTTCGCCACCAAGGATCCGGCATTGAAGCACAAGGGCATACTGGCATTGATCGTGCCCAGAGCTCTGGAAGGGGTTCACCCGGGGGAACCCATAGACAAGATGGGCCAGAGGGCCTCCAATACCACACCCGTAAACTTCAAGGAGGTGAAGGTGCCTGTGGAGAACCTTCTGGGAGGTGAGGAGGAAGGTTTCAAGAAAGCCATGGCTGCCCTGGATGTGACCAGGCCTATCATAGCCTCTGGAGCCGTGGGTCTGGCCCGCTCGGCCATGGAATTGGCAGTATCCTATGCCAGCAAGAGGGTGCAGTTCTCAAGCCCCATAGCCCAGCAGGGAGCCATACAGACTATTTTGGCAGACATGGCCATATCCGTCTCAGCAGCCAGGCTCCTGGTTTGGAAGGCCGCCTGGATGGCAGACAATGGGATGAAAAACACAAGGGAGGCTGCCGAGGCCAAGGCCCTGGCAGCGGATGTGGCCATGAGGGTCTCCATTGACGCTGTCCAGATCTATGGTGGAATGGGCTACACCAAGTGGCATCCAGTGGAGAAGCTCATGAGGGATGCCAAGGTATTGCAAATCTATGAAGGTACTGCCCAAATCATGCGAAGAATAATAGCCAGAGAGATGCTCCGGGAGATCTCCATGGGGGATCTCTCATCCCGAAGGGAGCCTTGA
- a CDS encoding thioredoxin family protein encodes MKKEFHLLEFYGTECSHCRSMEPLIQRLQDEEGVEIAQLEVWHNQQNARLLQQYDQGRCGGVPFFYNTLTGQWLCGAVSYERLKAWALGKAQA; translated from the coding sequence ATGAAAAAAGAATTTCACCTCTTGGAGTTCTACGGCACAGAATGTTCCCATTGCCGATCCATGGAGCCTCTCATCCAAAGGCTTCAGGATGAGGAAGGGGTGGAAATAGCCCAACTGGAGGTGTGGCATAATCAGCAAAACGCCAGGCTCTTGCAGCAGTATGACCAGGGGCGTTGTGGAGGAGTCCCTTTTTTCTACAACACCCTAACAGGTCAGTGGCTGTGCGGAGCAGTGAGCTACGAGAGGCTAAAGGCATGGGCTCTTGGCAAGGCCCAGGCCTAA
- the pdhA gene encoding pyruvate dehydrogenase (acetyl-transferring) E1 component subunit alpha: MKGFFDPSILEEVEMLRILGPEGTMEEELRPPELTDEKMQELYREMVFLRLADQRALNLQRQGRMGTYAPFMGQEAAQVGSAAALGEGDWMFPSFREGAAMYMRGVPMEAIFAYWMGNEAGQRFPDEVKVMPISIPVGTHPLHAVGFALAAKIKREPICTIAYFGDGATSKGDFHEAMNMAGVLKAPTIFFCQNNQYAISVPRTLQTASRSIAQKALAYGFGGIQVDGNDLAAVYAATKTARQRALSGQGATLIEAVTYRLGPHTTADDPTRYRTQEEVEAWLPLDPLVRVRKYLEKCCMWDQEMEESVYAFAQEKLNRVVQQAEAFPEPTPEEIFIYTLEKMPQRLELQMKDYLAFLKELEG; the protein is encoded by the coding sequence ATGAAGGGTTTTTTTGATCCTTCCATTCTGGAAGAGGTGGAGATGCTCAGGATTCTTGGTCCCGAGGGCACCATGGAGGAAGAACTTCGTCCCCCTGAGCTCACAGATGAAAAGATGCAAGAGCTTTACCGGGAGATGGTCTTCCTGAGGCTGGCGGATCAAAGAGCTCTTAACCTCCAAAGACAAGGCCGCATGGGGACTTACGCCCCCTTCATGGGGCAGGAGGCTGCCCAGGTGGGCAGTGCAGCGGCCCTGGGGGAGGGGGACTGGATGTTCCCCTCCTTCAGGGAGGGGGCTGCCATGTACATGCGGGGGGTGCCCATGGAGGCCATTTTCGCCTACTGGATGGGAAACGAGGCAGGGCAGCGTTTCCCAGATGAGGTCAAGGTAATGCCCATTTCCATTCCCGTAGGTACCCATCCCTTGCATGCAGTTGGTTTTGCACTGGCAGCCAAGATCAAAAGGGAACCCATCTGCACCATCGCCTATTTCGGAGATGGTGCCACCTCCAAGGGGGATTTTCACGAGGCCATGAACATGGCAGGAGTCCTAAAGGCCCCCACCATATTCTTTTGCCAGAACAACCAGTATGCCATATCAGTTCCCAGAACATTGCAGACAGCCTCCAGGAGCATCGCACAGAAGGCCCTGGCGTACGGCTTTGGGGGAATTCAGGTGGACGGAAACGATCTGGCCGCGGTGTACGCGGCCACAAAAACAGCCAGGCAAAGGGCCTTGTCAGGACAGGGAGCCACCCTGATAGAGGCTGTGACATACAGGCTTGGGCCGCATACCACAGCGGACGATCCCACAAGATACAGAACCCAGGAGGAGGTAGAGGCCTGGCTTCCCCTGGATCCCCTTGTGCGGGTGCGAAAATACCTGGAGAAGTGCTGCATGTGGGACCAGGAAATGGAAGAATCCGTGTACGCCTTTGCCCAGGAGAAATTGAACCGGGTGGTGCAACAGGCCGAGGCATTCCCCGAGCCCACGCCTGAGGAGATATTCATTTACACCCTGGAGAAGATGCCCCAGAGGCTGGAGCTTCAGATGAAAGACTACCTGGCCTTTCTAAAAGAGCTGGAGGGGTGA
- a CDS encoding alpha-ketoacid dehydrogenase subunit beta, which produces MGKLNLVQAIQNALMTEMQLDPSVMVLGEDVGREGGVFRATEGLQEKFGPQRAMDTPLAESGIVGLALGLALNGMRPVAEIQFDGFMPPAWDQIISHISRIRTRSRGRFSAPLVIRIPYGGGIRAPEHHSEATEAVLVHTPGIKVVYPATPYDAKGLLISAIRDPDPVLFLEPKRIYRAIREEVPEDPYTVPIGEARLVREGKDLTMVAWGAMVREAEKAADLAAQEGIRVDLLDLRTLSPMDDQAFISSVRKTGRAVVVHEAPRTCGLGAEIAARIQEEAILQLQAPVVRITGFDTVVPLAKLEHHYIPSPERILRGIRQVLAF; this is translated from the coding sequence ATGGGCAAGCTCAATTTGGTTCAGGCCATCCAAAACGCTCTTATGACAGAGATGCAACTTGATCCCTCGGTCATGGTCCTGGGGGAGGACGTGGGAAGGGAGGGAGGGGTCTTTCGTGCCACCGAGGGGCTCCAGGAGAAATTCGGACCCCAGCGCGCCATGGACACCCCTCTGGCAGAGTCCGGAATAGTGGGGCTGGCCTTGGGACTGGCCCTCAATGGCATGAGACCCGTGGCAGAGATCCAGTTCGACGGTTTCATGCCTCCGGCCTGGGACCAAATCATCTCCCACATTTCTAGGATAAGGACCCGTTCCAGGGGACGATTCAGCGCACCTTTGGTCATCAGGATTCCCTATGGAGGAGGTATCCGGGCACCGGAACACCATTCCGAGGCCACCGAGGCAGTGCTGGTACACACCCCTGGCATCAAGGTGGTTTATCCCGCCACCCCTTATGATGCCAAGGGGCTTTTGATCTCTGCCATCCGAGATCCTGATCCTGTGCTTTTTTTGGAGCCCAAGAGGATCTATCGGGCCATCAGGGAAGAGGTGCCCGAAGATCCCTACACAGTGCCCATAGGGGAAGCCCGCCTGGTAAGGGAAGGCAAAGACCTGACAATGGTGGCCTGGGGTGCCATGGTCAGGGAGGCCGAGAAGGCAGCGGACCTGGCAGCCCAGGAGGGGATCCGGGTGGATTTGCTGGATTTGAGAACCCTATCACCCATGGACGATCAGGCCTTCATCTCTTCTGTGCGCAAGACAGGAAGGGCAGTTGTGGTGCATGAAGCCCCGCGCACATGCGGGCTGGGAGCCGAGATAGCAGCCAGGATCCAGGAAGAGGCCATCTTGCAATTGCAGGCCCCTGTTGTGAGGATAACTGGCTTCGATACTGTGGTGCCCCTGGCCAAGCTGGAACATCATTACATCCCAAGCCCCGAGAGAATATTGAGGGGCATAAGGCAAGTGCTGGCATTCTGA
- a CDS encoding dihydrolipoamide acetyltransferase family protein has protein sequence MALEFRLPDLGEGLTEGEIIKWLVMPGQEVKEGQPFVQVETDKALVEIPAPRSGVVLALLAQEGERVQVGRVIAVFGEPGESFVPKKEQAPARPLSVGVVGTLEEAPEEEPQETPLEQETAALPGVRKLAQELGVALETLKGTGPRGRITEEDVRKAAEAKAKPKAVRKYDMYGYLERVPFRGMRRTIAQAMVRSVQSTAQVTATEQADATRLLALRDTVRQEAARQGVHLTVLALLVKAAARALQEHPYLNATLDEQAQEILLKKYYNIGIAVDTPEGLMVPVLKGVPEKSLIQIAREMAELAEKARSRTIDLADLQGGTFTITNYGAVGGIFGTPIIRYPEVAILGVGRILEVPVVKDATIQARPLVPLSLSFDHRVVDGAEAARFLRTLIRFIEEPELLLLGL, from the coding sequence GTGGCCCTGGAGTTCAGGCTCCCGGATCTGGGGGAAGGACTTACCGAAGGCGAGATAATCAAATGGCTGGTCATGCCCGGCCAGGAGGTGAAAGAAGGGCAACCCTTTGTTCAGGTGGAGACGGACAAGGCCCTGGTGGAGATTCCGGCTCCGCGCTCCGGGGTGGTTTTGGCCCTGCTGGCCCAAGAGGGGGAAAGGGTGCAGGTGGGAAGAGTCATAGCTGTATTCGGGGAGCCAGGGGAGAGTTTTGTCCCCAAGAAGGAGCAGGCTCCTGCCAGACCTCTGTCCGTGGGAGTTGTGGGCACCCTGGAAGAAGCCCCCGAGGAGGAGCCTCAGGAGACTCCTTTGGAGCAGGAAACGGCCGCCCTTCCAGGAGTGAGAAAACTGGCCCAAGAGCTGGGTGTGGCCCTGGAGACTCTCAAGGGTACAGGCCCCCGGGGTAGGATCACCGAGGAGGATGTCAGAAAGGCGGCTGAGGCCAAGGCCAAGCCCAAGGCGGTTCGCAAATACGACATGTATGGGTACCTGGAGCGTGTACCCTTTAGGGGCATGAGAAGAACCATAGCTCAGGCCATGGTCCGTTCTGTGCAAAGCACGGCCCAGGTTACAGCCACTGAGCAAGCAGATGCCACCAGGCTTCTTGCCCTCAGAGACACTGTTAGGCAGGAGGCGGCCAGACAGGGGGTGCACCTCACGGTGCTGGCCCTTTTGGTGAAGGCTGCTGCACGGGCACTACAGGAACATCCATATCTGAATGCAACCCTGGACGAGCAGGCACAGGAGATATTGCTTAAGAAATACTATAACATCGGCATTGCCGTGGACACCCCCGAGGGCCTCATGGTACCTGTTCTGAAGGGTGTTCCTGAGAAGAGCCTGATTCAGATAGCCAGGGAGATGGCCGAGCTGGCCGAGAAGGCCAGGTCCAGGACAATTGACCTGGCTGATCTCCAAGGCGGTACCTTCACCATAACCAATTATGGGGCTGTGGGTGGTATTTTTGGAACTCCCATCATCCGATATCCAGAGGTGGCAATCCTGGGGGTGGGCAGGATATTGGAAGTACCGGTCGTAAAGGATGCAACCATCCAGGCCAGGCCCCTTGTCCCCCTGTCTCTTTCCTTTGACCACAGGGTGGTGGACGGTGCAGAGGCAGCCCGTTTCCTAAGAACACTGATCCGTTTCATAGAGGAGCCTGAGTTGCTCCTGCTGGGTCTTTGA
- a CDS encoding acyl-CoA dehydrogenase family protein, with product MLDLCRVEDLLQEEERRYRDRVREFVERECMALAAEYFDKGAFPVQLIPRMAHLGLFGVLVEGYGCKRISHTLYGLVCQELGRCDSGLRAMFSVQNSLVMEPISWYGSPEQKEKWLPLLATGEALGCFALSEPEAGSNPSAMTSRAQPRGNSFVLNGTKMWITNGTLAHVALIWAKLGEEIRGFLVETSTPGLAVSAIRRKFSYRTSPTALLTMDDCLVPQECMLPHARGLKSVLRCLNSARYGVACGALGSALACYEAAHSFALRRQVFDRPVASYQLVQEKLVRMAVEITKAQLLSLRVGRLMDQGLQLHPQISLLKLNNVREAMKIARMSRDILGARGILADHHVIRHLCDLEALATLEGTETIHTLLLGEHLTGIQAFY from the coding sequence ATGTTGGATCTTTGCCGGGTGGAGGATCTCCTCCAAGAGGAGGAAAGGCGCTACAGAGACAGGGTGCGAGAGTTTGTGGAGAGGGAATGCATGGCTCTGGCAGCAGAGTATTTCGACAAAGGTGCCTTTCCCGTGCAACTGATACCGCGCATGGCCCATTTGGGACTCTTCGGGGTACTGGTAGAAGGCTATGGGTGCAAGAGGATTTCTCACACCCTTTACGGCCTTGTATGCCAGGAGCTTGGCCGTTGTGACAGCGGCCTCAGGGCCATGTTCTCGGTGCAGAATTCCCTTGTCATGGAACCCATATCTTGGTATGGATCACCTGAGCAGAAAGAGAAGTGGCTTCCTTTGTTGGCCACGGGGGAGGCCCTGGGATGCTTTGCCCTCTCTGAGCCAGAGGCTGGATCCAACCCCTCGGCCATGACCAGCAGGGCCCAACCCAGGGGAAACTCCTTTGTGCTCAATGGCACCAAGATGTGGATCACCAACGGCACCCTGGCTCATGTGGCTCTCATATGGGCAAAACTGGGAGAAGAGATAAGGGGATTTCTGGTGGAGACCTCTACCCCTGGGTTGGCCGTCAGTGCCATCCGCCGCAAGTTCTCCTATAGAACCTCCCCCACGGCCCTTCTGACAATGGACGACTGTCTTGTACCGCAAGAGTGCATGCTTCCCCATGCCAGGGGTTTGAAGTCTGTTCTAAGATGCCTCAACTCAGCCCGTTACGGGGTGGCCTGCGGCGCCCTGGGTTCAGCTCTGGCCTGTTACGAGGCCGCCCATTCCTTTGCCTTGCGAAGGCAGGTCTTCGACCGTCCTGTGGCCTCTTACCAGTTGGTGCAGGAAAAGCTTGTGAGAATGGCCGTTGAGATCACCAAGGCCCAGTTGCTTAGCCTGAGGGTGGGCAGACTCATGGATCAGGGTCTGCAGCTCCATCCCCAGATCTCTCTTCTTAAACTCAACAACGTGCGGGAGGCCATGAAAATAGCGCGTATGTCCAGGGACATATTGGGAGCAAGGGGAATTCTGGCAGACCATCATGTGATAAGGCACCTGTGCGATCTGGAGGCCCTGGCTACCCTAGAAGGCACAGAAACCATTCACACCTTGCTCTTGGGAGAGCACCTCACAGGTATTCAGGCCTTTTATTGA
- a CDS encoding PilZ domain-containing protein, giving the protein MAKGLGQGKKSASRGQEQTRGDFLSSPPSERRRWPRCPAERLLAYSWLDQNQEPLDMGMAKTVDLSEGGASILIHRPLAGGETLHLFMAVEEHLVETKARVVYQRPLHGGFYQVGACFLSMEEKAQRYLRGSILNT; this is encoded by the coding sequence ATGGCTAAAGGGTTGGGGCAGGGAAAAAAATCCGCTTCACGGGGCCAGGAACAAACCCGAGGCGATTTTCTTTCATCACCTCCATCAGAACGAAGAAGATGGCCACGTTGTCCGGCAGAAAGGCTCTTGGCCTACTCCTGGCTGGACCAGAATCAAGAACCTTTGGACATGGGCATGGCCAAGACCGTTGATCTGAGCGAAGGAGGGGCCAGCATTCTGATACACAGGCCCCTTGCTGGTGGAGAAACACTGCATCTTTTCATGGCCGTGGAGGAGCATCTGGTGGAGACCAAGGCCCGGGTGGTGTATCAAAGGCCCCTTCATGGTGGCTTTTACCAAGTAGGGGCTTGCTTCCTTTCCATGGAGGAAAAAGCTCAGAGATATTTGCGTGGTTCCATTTTAAATACTTAG
- a CDS encoding aldehyde dehydrogenase family protein — translation MEECGLYIGGKWIASGKGGLLESRSPVDGQLMARFETATASDVDLAVEAALRALPSWKKTPAPRRGELLLKAASLLRERKEAMASTISLEMGKILAEARGEVQEAVDFLEYVAGEGRRLLGHTVPSELPDKICMTLRQPVGVVGCITPWNFPVAVPVWKLGAALVSGNCVVFKPASLTPLCGVRLVEILEEAGIPPGVLNLVVGDSSEVGRALVEHPAIRGISFTGGVAAGEDVYQRAARRLKRVGLELGGKNPVIVLKDADLDLAVQGILFGAFGTAGQRCTSTSRLIVQEEICEVLLEKLLGHIQKLRMGHPLDESVQMGPVSGPDQERKILGYIHLAHQEGARLLCGGAKALENPLDMGHFIYPTVFEAKAHMRIATEEIFGPVLSLIRVKDYHEAVSVANQVDYGLSSSIYTRDINLAFRAIEDLETGITYVNAPTIGAEVQLPFGGVKQSGNGTREAGPTAIEEFTELKTVFLDYSGKLQKAQMRQEK, via the coding sequence ATGGAGGAGTGTGGCCTTTACATAGGAGGGAAGTGGATCGCCTCTGGCAAGGGCGGACTACTGGAGAGCAGAAGCCCTGTGGACGGCCAGCTCATGGCCCGCTTTGAGACTGCCACGGCCTCGGATGTGGATTTGGCCGTGGAGGCTGCCCTGAGAGCTTTACCTTCCTGGAAGAAGACCCCTGCCCCCAGAAGGGGGGAGTTGCTCTTGAAGGCTGCCTCTCTTCTGAGAGAGCGCAAGGAGGCGATGGCCTCCACCATAAGTCTTGAGATGGGCAAGATTCTGGCCGAGGCCAGAGGGGAAGTACAGGAGGCCGTGGATTTCCTGGAGTATGTGGCGGGGGAGGGAAGGAGGCTCTTGGGACACACGGTTCCTTCAGAGCTTCCGGACAAGATCTGTATGACACTCAGACAGCCCGTGGGTGTGGTGGGATGTATCACACCCTGGAACTTTCCTGTGGCCGTGCCGGTCTGGAAGCTTGGTGCAGCCTTGGTTTCGGGGAACTGCGTTGTTTTCAAACCAGCCTCACTGACTCCCCTTTGTGGAGTTCGCCTGGTGGAGATCCTGGAGGAGGCTGGAATCCCGCCGGGGGTCTTGAATCTGGTGGTGGGAGATTCCTCGGAGGTGGGAAGGGCGCTGGTGGAACACCCGGCCATCAGAGGCATCTCCTTTACTGGTGGAGTGGCCGCGGGAGAGGATGTTTATCAGAGAGCGGCCCGGCGACTCAAGCGGGTGGGGCTAGAACTGGGGGGGAAGAACCCTGTCATCGTCCTCAAGGATGCGGATCTGGATCTGGCTGTGCAAGGCATTCTTTTTGGGGCCTTTGGCACAGCCGGCCAAAGGTGCACTTCCACCAGCAGACTCATAGTTCAGGAGGAAATATGTGAGGTATTGCTGGAGAAACTCCTGGGGCACATCCAGAAACTAAGGATGGGCCACCCCCTGGATGAATCGGTTCAGATGGGTCCTGTCTCAGGTCCTGACCAGGAGAGAAAGATCCTTGGGTACATTCATTTGGCACATCAGGAGGGGGCCAGACTCCTTTGCGGCGGTGCCAAGGCCCTGGAGAACCCCTTGGACATGGGCCATTTCATCTATCCAACGGTTTTTGAGGCCAAGGCCCACATGAGAATAGCCACAGAGGAAATCTTTGGGCCAGTGCTGAGCCTCATAAGGGTCAAGGATTACCATGAGGCCGTAAGCGTGGCCAATCAAGTGGATTACGGACTATCCTCTTCCATCTATACCAGGGACATCAATCTTGCCTTCAGGGCCATAGAGGACCTGGAAACGGGAATCACGTACGTGAATGCCCCCACCATAGGGGCAGAAGTCCAGTTGCCTTTTGGTGGCGTGAAGCAAAGCGGCAATGGCACCAGGGAGGCCGGGCCAACGGCCATAGAGGAGTTCACGGAGCTCAAGACGGTTTTTCTAGACTATAGCGGAAAGCTCCAGAAGGCACAGATGAGGCAAGAAAAATAA
- a CDS encoding nitrous oxide reductase accessory protein NosL: MRKMVTVLAALAIFVGVANLMAQQDVEQHQSCPFCGMDRAKFAHSRMLVKYEDGSSVGTCSIHCMAVELSLSLDKTPLEILVGDYETKELIDAEKAFWVMGGDVQGVMTQRAKWAFKEKQRAEAFIKAHGGELVDLDRVMRASYEDMYEDTKKIRERRKAKRTQHKSH, encoded by the coding sequence ATGAGAAAGATGGTTACTGTGCTGGCGGCCTTGGCGATTTTTGTGGGGGTTGCAAACCTCATGGCCCAGCAGGACGTGGAGCAGCACCAATCCTGCCCCTTTTGCGGCATGGACAGGGCCAAATTCGCCCACAGCCGCATGCTGGTCAAGTATGAGGATGGGAGCTCTGTGGGTACCTGCAGCATTCATTGCATGGCAGTGGAGCTATCCTTGAGCCTGGACAAGACACCCCTGGAGATCCTCGTGGGGGACTACGAGACAAAAGAACTCATAGATGCTGAAAAAGCCTTTTGGGTCATGGGAGGGGATGTGCAAGGTGTCATGACCCAGAGGGCCAAATGGGCCTTCAAAGAAAAGCAAAGGGCTGAGGCCTTCATAAAGGCTCATGGCGGAGAACTGGTGGATTTGGACCGGGTCATGCGCGCCTCTTACGAAGACATGTACGAGGACACCAAGAAGATACGCGAGAGACGAAAGGCCAAGCGCACCCAGCACAAGTCCCACTGA